The Salvelinus fontinalis isolate EN_2023a chromosome 7, ASM2944872v1, whole genome shotgun sequence genomic sequence GTGTGTAGATGCCTGTTATACAACGAAATAGCCACACGAAACCAGACAATGTTTATCAAATTGAATGAAGGCAGTTGATATAGacatttgtttttgttatttttccTATTTCCTTCTTATCGACTGTCCTTCACTTCCTGTGTCTGTAGATTGTGATTCTGGGCAGTTCCTTCACGGGTAGATAAGATTCCTGGTGTGTTGGCCAAACATCCAGCCATGAGGGAAATGTCACAGCGCTCCTGCTTAGTCATGACCTCCACTGACCAGTAACTGATGTGCCGGGTCACTGTAAGTTCATGAacaacacacatgcatgcacacagtcACAAGCACGCATATACACTCACTCATGCACAACGTACGTATGTCATCacgcacacaccaaacacacaccaagtCCCTAAAGCTTTTATACCGGGTGACCAAAAGAGATGTCCTTGAAAATCATGTCAGCCTAACAGTTTCCTGGGCTGGTGCAATTGCTGCCTCTTGAGAATCACTGtaccatcccactgggcacagatcagttcaacatctatttttgttttacatttggttgagttgtcaactaacgtgaattcaatgtgatATGTTGACGGCAGACAGCCTAGCGGTtaacattgggccagtaaccaaaaggttgcttttTTGAATCCCCAAGTTGACTAGTTGaagattttaaaaaaaatagataatctagcaaggcacttaaccctagctgctctggataagagcgtctgctaaatgatgcaAGTGTGAAATCAATCAAAGATTTCACCCTGTCATTGAATTCAGCTTAAGACTAAATTCCATTGATTACTTTTTGGAagtccaatcagttttccacgtcaCCACAGTTTTTACTCAGTGGAGTACCATTTTAGGTCAAATACATACATGaagaactacacacacacacacacacacacacacacacacacacacacacacacacacacacacacacacacacacacacacacaccttcccaaACACTGTTGTTAAACATGTATGTTAGTTGTAAGAGGAAGGAACCCAGTCAGTTGTTTTCAGGTCTGAGGACCATATTGTTTTGTCTGAGGCCCATATTGTTTTGTCTGAGGCCCATATTGTTTTGTCTGAGGCCCATATTGTTTTGTCTGAGGCCCATATTGTTTTGTCTGAGGCCCATATTGTTTTGTCTGAGGCCCATATTGTTTTGTCTGAGGCCCATATTGTTTTCTCTGAGGCCCATATTGTTTTGTCTGGGGCCCATATTGTTTTGTCTGAGGCCCATATTGTTTTGTCTGAGGCCCATATTGTTTTAGGTAAAGCCCATATTGCCCGGTCACACCGTTGCCCTTGTGAACCAGTGTCAAAAGCCTCTAGCGGACCAGGAAAAGGCCCTATTGTCTACAGGAAGTTCTCAGGATAAATTCACCAGCTTGTAGGCTTAACTTAGACATAGATGGCTGGTTGGGTTGGTTTATGGTAGGAAGGCAAGGGTCTAGAAAGAGAAGCAACGATATATTAGGCTACGTTGATGGTCGAAAAACAGACAAAGACCATGTGGTGTATTGCTAAAGTGATGTTTacgacaaagtgtgtgtgtgtgtgtgtgtgtgtgtgtgtgtgtgtgtgtgtgtgtgtgtgtgtgtgtgtgtgtgtgtgtgtgtgtgtgtgtgtgtgtgtgtgtgtgtgtgtgtgtgtgtgtgtgtgtgtgtgtgtaaaatatacaGTAGAAGAGGCAGTAAACAAGTTAAAATGTATCTTTCTTTATTGTACCTTTGACAATCGACAAATGCTACTTCATATTTGTACAGTGACACAAGCATTCAGATCCTCTTTCCTAAAATAGTGTCCACAGGATTCAAACATACATCTGAATTGAAACCGTTTTTGTGGCAACATTAAAGAGCAGATAATCGCTGCATCCAATACAAGGAAACGGATAATCCCAAACCACACCTAAGACACAAATTAATGAGTGAACCAATCCATTTTGTTCCTTTTAAAAACAATTATCTGTAAAATATCCAGATGGTTCTTCTTTTGAAAGAAGACAGAGTAAAAGAGAACATAATACGTTATGTACATCATGGAGTGCCTGTGTGTGGTGGCGAGACGTATCCTACAACATTTGAGTTCACGGTCACTGGGTCATACAGTGGTCAAGCTGAGGTCAAGCTGTGGCTAGTGATGGCATCGACCTTGGTGAAATAATTTACTGAGTTTGTAAGTGGAATGAGAGTGAAATGTAGAGAAATGATTGTAATAGTCTTGTCCTCACTGTACCTAACAGCAAAGTGGAAGTGTTTTTCAGTTCAGGTTTGTGACAACTGCTAAGTACAGTAGGAAGTTAGTATTCACTCAGGAGAGGACAAAGTAGTTTGCATTAGTTTCATGGATGAAAACAGGATTTGGAATAGACCTGAGAGATACTCACTAACATGCATGGCTGAACTACAAAGGACCTATCCCATTGCAAAGAGGGACCTATCCCATTACAAAacatgacaaaaatgtaaaatgcaaTGTGTTGTTTATCCCTGCTTGTCTAAAATGCAATAGTACTTTTACACTTGTGGGTTTAAGGTACTATAAGGAAAAAAGTAATTATGTTGCCACAAAATATGTATAATTTACACATGAATGTATTAGGACACAATACTTTTTCTAGATTAGAAAGTAACATCGATAAATTGCATCAAAATAATTTCCCTAGATTTATAAATGTCTCCTATCCCTGGTAAACTGACCATAAATAACGTATGAACAGTGTGTAAACGTAAGGGAAGATGTGCATATTGAAATGTATCTAGGCTATTTTCTTACACTTCAATAATTAATATCTGTCATATAAGCACAAGAAAATGGtagtaaaaacatttaaattcaTGGCTACTTTGGTTCCATAATCATGAAGGTGGGAGTTGGGCAATGCTATAATTCACAACTGTATAGCTACGTAGCGCTTTCCTTCTTTCCCATTGCAAACAGCGGTCTGTGGTTGAATCGAGGGTGGTCTGTGCGATTGACGTTGGCCCAAGGGGTGGTCCAAAGTGCCTAAAATGAAATAAGGTGGTAGCATGACGTTTTCTGGGATGATTCAAGATTGAAGATGGCCTTTGCTAGTTCATAGTGGCCCAAAGTGCCTTGGAGGTGGCTTAATCTAACCTAACCCAATCCAACTTAGTTTGATTTGTCTCTGTAGAACTTTAGTTCCCAGGGGGTCTCAGTCCTGGGTCTCCAACCCTTCTAGGTGTTCGGGGATGGGCAGACCTGTGAGGACAGTCAGACACTTGTTCCACACATTGAAGACGGGACACACGGGCTGGGCGAAGGACACGTGGAACGTGTGCAGGTTCTGCGAGCCCACGGCGTCGTAGAAGGTAAGCAAGCCGGCGTCGTAGTCCAGCAGGACACCCACGCGGCGCAGGTGGGGCGAAGGCTCGATGGCCAGCTCCTTGCTGTTGTGACGCACCACCCACGAGTTGTTGCAGCGGCACAGGACCCATGAGGCCGAGTTCTTGCCGATCCACTCGTGCTTGGGGGCCGACTTGTAGGCGATGCCCACCGCATACCTGCAGAGAAAGAAGTAAGAAGACACTGTTAGCCTGCCTCTAAAACCCAAACACTTCAACACTTGTGAACACTTACCAAGTGTTAAAAACTCATAGTTATTAAATGTGCATTAAATCTTTCTCTGACTATATTGTATAAATGTGCCTTTAAGTGACTTACAATGTGGCGTATCATGACCGCCCCTCTATCTCTGTCATTCTACCCAGACAGATCCAACAGGCCAAAAACCATGTGGCTCAGAGCAAGACATTGGTCCATCATGTCTCCCAGGTCTAACTCACCATGTGCTTCCTCCAATCAGTGCCTCCCAGTAGTGGCGTCCGCTGTCGATGTAAACGTTGCCGACGACGCCGTAGCTACTCTGGCTGGTGAAGCGCTCCTGGCCGTGTCCCTTCTTCGATGCCGTCTCGTCGCGCTCCACCGTCAGGTTGTCATGGGAGACCTTCAGCTTCTTGTGGGCGGACTTGGGGTCCAGCTTGAAAGGTTGGCCTGGACGaagaggacggagagagacaaCATGGTTACATTAGCAAGGGGCTAGGATAGGATAGACTATAAAGGCAGCAGCTGTATgtatggtgtccatattaggagaCCATCCCCGACATGTgatgctgtcctaatatggatacCGTATTGAAAACATAATATGGTGACCATATTAGGTAAGAATCACAAGATACTTCTCTAAAACTGCATGCTATAATTCCAAGTAAATCGTAATGAATACGGAGCCCTTACTGTTGGTTTTGAGTGTCCCTGGCTCACTGCTGCGGGCTCCTGCCTGGTTGATGGCTTTGACGATGAAGATGTACTTGGTGCCGCTCTGCAGGCCGTGGACGGTGTAGTGGTTCTGCTTGATGTTAGGCACAATCATCCAGCTGTCTGCAGAGTTACACAGGcctgggagggagaaacagactcACAGTTACAGTGTACATACAAATGTTTCCGTTTGCACACTCGTagtcacatgaacacacacagactgcaCATGTACAGTGCACATACTTTGTTGTTGAAGTATTGCGGCCTTAATAAACTTTGAAAAGCAAACATCTTCAATTAATTAGGTCACTTGTAAACTGCCGAATTCCAGGACATAAACAACGTTCATTGTCACAGAATGAGGAAATTATTTGCTTTGCCTGCTGCAGAGACAGCCAATCCTCAGCCAACGTAAGTATCATACTTGGACCGAATGTAAACGTTCACCTAATTAAGTCTATATTTCCCCAAACATATTGTATATTTTTATTCTTTAGTTTAGTGAACTCTTATCTATAGTTTGAGAGAGGTGTAGGTTTGAGTCTGTTTGTGTTGGGAGGGGAGGAAGTCGATTCATGTGATCCTACGAGACCAGAGCTAAAGGATAGAGAGGAGTGGTCCACATTCCACCATCAGTCATTCGCTCAATCAATTCGATGGCCTTTTATCAAACCCACGTGAGAGGGGAAGGATGCATGATCAGTGTGTTCAGACAACGCTTCTTGTCCAATAGGACTTTTGGTGTTGGAAGGTGTAGTAGATCTACGGGGAATTACGGGGTCGTTTATCATACAAAGTCAATCCATTATGACAAATGCCGGGGACGTTCAAAAAGACGGTCAGCCAGTATGCAACGTAGCATTACGCCATTTATAGTGATTCATTTCTAATGATccaacacattatatatatattgcCGTTCACTCTACTCTGTTGTTTCATGTGGTTACTGTAGGtgttaggaggggggggggggggggggggggtcattcacCTCTCTATGGCTGTGCTGTTCTATGTCCATGGGACTGGCCGTGCTGTACATTGATAGGCCTATACTAAGCCGTGCTGCGCCACATTGATGCCCGCAGGCTTAATTCTCTGCCAGAGCGGCCGTCGTGCTGAGTGCACAGTGTATTCTCCGTGAGCTTCGCGCGACATCCTTTTGAGCGCGAACCCATTACACCTTTTTGTCCGTCCCTATAGGCTACCATGTACCGTCATACCCCATCATCGTGTCTAACATGTGTTCTGAAGGCTGCCGTGCTGCAAATGTACAGTGCACTGTGAATGTACAGCACATTTGCCAATATTTTAAATGGACTGCCGTCACCCCTTCTCCTCTGAAGTGTCATTTCAAAGATGTGACAGTGTGACAACACCTCAGCCTCAGCCCAGAGCTTAGACCTGGTGATTGGATGTGAAACTTGGGCGGGAAGAAAACATGGCGTGtgtagaggatgaggaggaggaagtggaaaAAAGCACATGTCACTTTGGGTTTATGCCACCCCTCATGAAAAGTGCTGATGTTGGTAGACTTTTTTTTAAAAGGCCCTTCTCAATGGGGTTCCAAAGACAGCATCTGATACAATTGTTATGTTCAATTATCATTCAAGGGTGAACATGGTAGACTTCTATTATACATTTATGTTCATTCATTTTGTATATCGGTACCGAAAGACATTCGAAAAAGTCATTCTACTTGGGGGCACTGGAGTTTTCAACATGATTGAAGCGTGGAAAAAGCCAACTGCTCTTGTTCCAAATTGTAGCAACACTGATGATGTATTGCAGTATTAAAGCTAAAGTTCTGGTAGTTCTCAGTTTCTtctctttgttgttgttgccaaAATGCTAATGTTGGAAGTGAAGAGATGATCACAACATGAGACACATCATATCCCATTTATCCTCACGGCATCCTATAACCTTGTTCGCTAGCTGTCCGGCATTCATCAAACCACACTTccccctctgttctcttcatctaAGAAGCTATATTTCCCATCCCCTGACCTCATTTTATATTGCTTGCCCAGCGAAGTATGCATGAGCGTGGCATTCAGGCGCGATCCGTGGGGGAGGAGGGCTCTGAGCACTGATTCGTGTTATGACTGTAATTCGCTCCGAGTCAGctagtctccctccctcccttccactctGTCCCCTTTGACACTGCAATAACTCAAGCTGAGATCCTGAGATTTGAGCTCACCCCATTGGCCCTAGTCGACAGGCTCGGTGAGAAGAAACGCATGATTCGGTTTTGATTCTTGAGTCCTCCAGCTGTTTGGCTTTACACCTGATTTATCACGGGGCTTTGAGTTGGAAAATACAAAAGTTATCATCAGGAGAGAGTTCTGCGAGCACAAAGCCGTTCTCTCAAGGCGTTCTGTGCACTTACTAGCACCATTGGCTTGCCATGTGGAGATACCATTGTGGTGTGCCTGGTATGCCAGAGGGTAGTATAACTTacaccctgatacacactgacaaCATTGGCTTGACCTATGAAGATAGTTGTGCGCTCGGAGGTGTTTCTGGTATGTGTGACTGCATTTGTGCCGACACCCAGATACTTACTGACAATGTTGGCTTGCCCTGTGAAGATAGCATACTGGAGCTCATAGGAAAGCACTGTGAACTCGTCGTCTGAGGTCCAGTGGACGGTGATGGTGTCGTACGATGCAGTGCAGAGCTCTTCTCTGATGCCCGGAGGACTTGGCGCTAGATAAGGGTAATGAGAAATTAGAGAAGGGGTAGAATGGAAAATGTTATGCGTGCTCTGGTATAACGATGAAATAACAGTGGTTCACCTTTTGAGCGTGCTGTTTTACCTCAAACAAAGTACTGTGGCTCTTAAAGGAGGACTGAAGGCTTGTGACTTATATTGATTGCCAAGCATTTGTATGCTAATGATAATTCATAGCCCAGGTGATATTTCAGAGGTTGACAATTGATCAGAGGCTGATGACATCTTtcgctctcctcccctcccttaaccctcctctctctcttctctcatctctctctcttctctcatctctccttccctttctctcgctctccccctctctccatccctctctctccttctctcgcgcTCCCCCTCCGCCAGTGAGTGCACATCGATGACTCAGAGTGATTCACTTAGTGAGCCAGCCCTCAAGCGAAGCCCTCTGCCATCACAAAGACTAAACAACAATCTCTTCCACAAACTCATATAAATCTATTCATATGATGTATAATTCTTTGGGGTACTGCAATAACATGGAATAACATGGACAATTTTGGCATTATGTAGATGTGTTACTTTGGGCCACAGTTAGGTTGAGTGCATACAACCACATTTTTAGGTTATGGTTGTAGAGAGAGATGCCAACTCTTGCACTTGACAATAGAATATAGGGAGATATATTGCCAGTGCTTTGATATAGTAGACATCATGACATAAAGCAATATCACAATATAGGCAACAATATCACAGTATATCACGATATTGCCAGATTATCACAATATACCGATATTGTATTAAATGATCACTATTGGCGCCCACCACTACTAGTAAACAGAGCTGATTGTACTCTGTACCTGTGAGGTAGTCCAGGCTCTCCAGCAGCTTCTTCTCCTTGGTGAAGTCCAGAGCGAACGTGTCAAACGTGTCCGTCAGGTTGATCTCTGGAATCAGGACCTGAGAGGAGGCGGTCGCCATGGAAACCCTAACACATATCCCAGAGGGTTTAGTTCACAACTATCCCACTATGTTGCACATTTTCATAGGATGCCAGAGGTCATGTTGATTGACTGTGAATTACCAATGGTTAGTCAGAGCCGGTGTTTGTAGTGAATTTCTACCACATCCTCCGTGCAAGCCTTGCTCACCTTTCGGTGATACTCTTGGCGGTCTGGAGGAAGCGGGCGTGGTCCGTCTCCTTCAGGGTCTGGTCGGCCTGGGTGATGAGAGCAGAGGACCTCTCGATGCACTGCTTACAGTTGGAGATCTGCTGGGCTAGCTTCCTGATCCGGACCGCCTATAGAGCAAATAGGATAGAGGGGGGTTAGAATGGGTTAAAGGTGATTAACTGAATCCCACGTCAGGGATGGTAGAGATTTAGCCCAGATGGGGCTTTTTGGGATCGTATCCAGATGTTTTTGGCTTGTTGCTTTCTCTTCACCTAATGAGAGGTTTAGAGAGAGTGATTGAGGGCAGTGAAATGTGGTTGGTTGGATGTTGTATTTAGGTCAGAGTCACTACCCTCATCAACCTTTTCTGACACACTAAACTGAACAACTAATCTTTGGTTTCATTCGAATGTGTATATATTTGTTGCAATTTTCTGGTATTTATAGTAAACAACTTTTCACCCGTATCCTATATCTGGACAATGCCAGAGGTGTGGGAGCAGGAAAAAATACCAAATTGTCTCTCTATCGTCTCAGCGTTAACCGTCCACCATAAAGGATTTCTATTTAGGCTATTTATTTAGGTCAGAGCTAAACTGCCTCTATGGCCCTTGATATTGGTACTTCTACTTTAAGGCCCCGCTCCTGACTCAAGTCCTGACACAAGACCAGGAAGGAAGGAAGTCCCGTCATTTAAAGAAACTGCAGGAATCTGGTTTCTGACTAACCCTGGACAGCTATTGGTAATTCCAACGCCAACAGAAATTCAGAAAGGGAAATGAAGCAAGTAAAAGTAACACAAAGTGTTAAGTCATTTTCATTGACTACAAATAGTTAGCTTTGAGCGAACTCCAACTCTGTCAGTCAGTAAAAATAATTGAGACATGCCCTGTAGGTTGGACATTTTGATAATTAAGCATGGTCCAATTCCCCTGGTGACCTTGTTCAAATGTTCGCTTTGCATCATAAATGAACAGATTGAGAGTGAACAGACGGTGGACTTTCCAACAGATCCAATGCAGACCCCGAACAGAAGGCGAGAGACATTTACCCTTCTGTTGTTTCACTATTACATTCCTTCCCAGGCCGTACGGTTCAGACTGCAGCTCAGAGAAAGTGCAGaggattgtatgtgtgtgttagatgGGATTCCCCTTTCAGACCCATGGCCACTCCTGGATCGTACCTTTCCCTCCTTGATTTTGGTCCCAATGATCTGTCTCCTTTGCTGGATGATATCAATCAGGAGGTCGCATTCTTCCATCAGCTTTCCCTCCTGCCGTGATGCATTGACCTGGGAAACACAAATGAAACATAATTAATCTGTCTGACAATTCATAGCCTTAAGTAAACTGTAATTACAAACCATTTACTGTtatacttacccagagtcagacaAACTCCTTTTTATGTCTGcattatgaaggaagttagagataGTTTCAAGAGCCAACGCTAACTAGCgtcagcgcaatgactggaagtctacaggaacGCTAGTGTATGgtttgcgctaatgctagttagcagtGGCTCAGCATTGGCTttcaaaactacctctaacttcttttaaactgcatgcagagacatacaaatggtatccacgagttcatctgacttaATGTTTTGTAATTGTCAAAATGTCCGACCTGTCTCAAGGCCCTGATTTAGAAAAAAGTTGAAAAACAGATAAATTGACAGAATCTTGCAGTATCCATTTAAAGCTCTAGTTCAACTAATGATAATTCAGATGTCAGTTGGTTTTGCATTGCAAATAATAACCTACGGGTGAATGAATCAACATTGAGCCACAGTACCTtaatgtgtgtttgtttctggCTACTACAGAAGATAAAGAATGCCTGCGCCTGTGTTTTGATGAGTCTAACAGTGCTCAATTCTATGTAGCATTTGGATCAGTCTGCAGATCTTGAAGGTTTGTGATTGTTGAGTGCATGCACGCTCAGGTCCACTTTACTAGCCACAGGCCTTTGAAATAGATGCCTCTTTGGTGCCCGTTTTTATGTCCTGGTGAAAAACAGATTTCACCACCTGAACAAGTTTCAACCGAAGCGAAGCGGAGAGGGGAGTTGTGAAAGAGGGATTGTTTGAGCGTTGCCAAGCCAACGAGGTGTGTTACGGTCACTCCCTGGTGTGGACAGCCTGTTTATGATATGAAAGGACTCATTGAACCGCACACAGATCCGTCTTTTCAACGCCAGTAATTAGGTTCCTTCgccatgtgagtgtgtttctCTACTGTACGTTCACAGGGTTTAGAGGAGGTCATGGGTGAGTGCCACCATGTCTCCCTCTGATCTGCCATGGAATATTTGTGGATTTTAGGTCTAATGAAACGTCTCTGTATTACAGTAGGAGATGGATGTTCAGTGAGGACACACTGTGGGCTCAGCCTTTGGACATGGCAAGGGAGCGTGTGACGGACATGAAAGATGAGTCTTTGGCAGGAGCATAAGCGATTCATTTTACCCAAAGCAAAAGCGTTTCTGGGGAATTGCACGTCAAAAGAGCTCAGAAACATTTAACAGAAGGTGGAAGAGAGGCTGATTTGCTTTAGAAGGCTTTCAAATATTCAGCGATCTCTCCAAAAACGTACACATGCGTCCTGTGTACTCTTTAAGTGCAGAGAAAGGGTGTCTTTCCGGTCCTTGCACATTTATGCACACTGATGATGACTATACAAAAAAAACTCTAACTGTAATCCTTGGGGTGGATATAGCAAATTAAAATCTACAGATTTAATGAAGTGGTTTCATGAGTTGCACAATAATTCTGCAGCTCATTCCACATTCCTCAATTATTCACGCAGATTACTTTTACAAAGTACAAAGTTGATTCACTGAGCacaagctgcacacacacacacacacacacacacacacacacacacacacacacacacacacacacacacacacacacacacacacacacacacacacacacacacacacacacacacacacacacagaaatgcttGAGAGTTAGCCTATACACTTATTATTTAATGGGTGGAAGTGTGTTTAAAAACCAAGTACACGTTCGTTTCTGACCTACATCCACCATGAAAACGAGGTCAGATATTTCCCCTCTTTTTCTCTGATCCATTATtcaacttctctgggatatgtgggacgctagtgtcccacctaaccaacagccagtgaaattgcagggcgccaaattcaaaacaacagaaatctcataattaaaattcctcaaacatacaagtattatacaccattttaaagataaacttctcgttaatccagccacagtgtctgatttcaaaaaggctttacggcgaaagcacaccttgcgattatgttaggtcagcaccaagtcacagacaaacatacagacattttccaaagaaggagaggtgtcacaaaactcagaaatagcattataaatattcacttatctttgatgatcttcatcagaatgcactctcaggaatcccagttccacaataaatgtttgttttgttcgataaagtccatcatttatgtccaaatacctcctttttgtttgcgagtttagcccagtaatccaaatgcgcaattcgttcagacgaaaagtcaaaaaagttatattacagttcgtagaaatatGTCAAGCGatatatagaatcaatctttaggatgtttttatcataaatcttcaataatgtttcaaacgGACTATTCCTTTGCCTTTCgaaatgaaaaggaacagagCTCACTCTCACAGCCTCGCTcctgacttagctcatggcattctgccagacctcttattctctccccgttcacagtagaagcctgaaacaaggttctaaagactgttgacatctagtggaagccttaggaagtgcaatatgaccccatagacactgtatattggataggcaaagacttgaatacctacaaacctcagatttcgcACTTCcttgttggattttttctcaggtttttgcctgccatatgagttctgttatactcacagacacaattcaaacagtttcagaaacgtcagattgttttctatc encodes the following:
- the LOC129859653 gene encoding E3 ubiquitin-protein ligase Midline-1-like; the encoded protein is MEALESELTCPICLELFEDPLLLPCAHSLCFGCAHRILVSHCASNEPVQSIGAFQCPTCRYVISLSPQRGLEGLKRNVTLQNIIDRVQRAASSGPLALLPHSGPNSPSEDAGRFALALVPASTAMTSPGTPPSHVQCQFCEQEPPQDAVKTCVTCEVSYCDECLRATHPNKKPFTGHRLIEPMPDCHLRGLQCLEHEEEKVNMYCVTDEQLICSLCKLVGRHRDHQVAALSDRYEKLKQALDSNLSHLVKRNNELEGLMGKLIQTCQHVEVNASRQEGKLMEECDLLIDIIQQRRQIIGTKIKEGKAVRIRKLAQQISNCKQCIERSSALITQADQTLKETDHARFLQTAKSITERVSMATASSQVLIPEINLTDTFDTFALDFTKEKKLLESLDYLTAPSPPGIREELCTASYDTITVHWTSDDEFTVLSYELQYAIFTGQANIVSLCNSADSWMIVPNIKQNHYTVHGLQSGTKYIFIVKAINQAGARSSEPGTLKTNSQPFKLDPKSAHKKLKVSHDNLTVERDETASKKGHGQERFTSQSSYGVVGNVYIDSGRHYWEALIGGSTWYAVGIAYKSAPKHEWIGKNSASWVLCRCNNSWVVRHNSKELAIEPSPHLRRVGVLLDYDAGLLTFYDAVGSQNLHTFHVSFAQPVCPVFNVWNKCLTVLTGLPIPEHLEGLETQD